In Candidatus Eisenbacteria bacterium, the genomic window GCGCGTCGAAGGATCGGCGACCGGGGAGATCTCGCGAACAACGCCTTCAGCGGAAACGGAGGGATGGCTCAAAAGGGCAACCACGATCTCCGGCCGCTCCCCATTGATGCTCCTGCCGCCGAAGACGGATTCGGCGATCGCGAAGACAGCGTCCTTGTCGTCGGGCCGCGCCAGTCGAATGACCATCTGACCCGTATTGACGACCTTATACCAGGTCTCTGAGAGCGTGACTCGGGGGTGGATTCCCGAAGTGCTGCGGATCTGATTCAACATGGCGGACGAGGAGGTTCGCCATGCCTATTCCGCTTCGGTCCGACTTCGATGCGGCGCAACTGCGCGGGGTTGCAAGGAGGACGAAGGACGCGCCGCAGGCGCGGCGTCTTTTGGCGCTGGCGGCGATCTATGACGGAGCGACGCGCACGCAGGCGGCGGCGATTGGCGGTGTGACGCTGCAGATCGTGCGGGACTGGGTGGTGAAGTTCAACGCCCGCGGGCCCGATGGTCTCATCGACCGCAAGGCGCCCGGGCAGCCCTCGCGGCTCAACGACACGCACCGGGCGGCGCTGGCGACGATGATCGAGAGCGGGCCGATGCCGGCGGTTCACGGCGTCGTGCGGTGGCGTCTGATCGATCTGTGCCAGTGGCTCTTTGAGGAGTTCCGGATCACGGTGGCCAAGCAGACCTTGAGCCGGGAGCTGCGGGGCATGGGCTATCGCAAGCTGTCGGCGCGGCCGCGTCACCACGCTCAGGCCGAGGGAGCGGTCGAGGATTTTAAAAAAGCTTCCCGGCGCACCTGGACGAGATCG contains:
- a CDS encoding HlyD family efflux transporter periplasmic adaptor subunit, whose protein sequence is MLNQIRSTSGIHPRVTLSETWYKVVNTGQMVIRLARPDDKDAVFAIAESVFGGRSINGERPEIVVALLSHPSVSAEGVVREISPVADPSTRTYQVKVTLKNPPEQMRFGSSVVGLKASSAPVVVLPGNALFDKGGLPAVWVVDPKDDSLVLKTVVVSRYEADRVVLKDGLSAGDIVVTAGV